One uncultured Caproiciproducens sp. DNA segment encodes these proteins:
- a CDS encoding Ger(x)C family spore germination protein: protein MMIKKMVCVIMSLVLLSLTGCWSYHGLNDMTIVTGVGIDIDPSTKEYLLTTEVVDATATTMESGTKAKLVESRGKTVMDAVRNAKKRLLSKLYWGNNEILVVGSDLAKNGNLGNVIDWFLSDEECRETVGIVVSQEKTAKDILKIEGLDSSVVAFEIKKIIEQDQTTVGTIENVPLFRVFSILESPGRSVVIPAFRNTKNDDKMVVEANGEAVFKGDKMIGYLDPEESKYYLFAVDGIHGGVINVSSKNDNTPDVALEISKNKTKSSYSYTGKNLKVILQTDTDVYLDEIDAHVDLLDENKIKEIETKAQNMIEDHTKAVIKKVQTEYNSDIFGFGNMIYKKDPQLWKQLEPQWDKLFPSIQVEVQSKVNIVNTSFLKHS from the coding sequence ATGATGATTAAAAAGATGGTCTGCGTGATAATGAGTCTGGTTCTGCTTTCGCTGACCGGCTGCTGGAGCTATCACGGGCTGAATGATATGACCATTGTCACAGGAGTCGGCATCGACATTGATCCATCTACCAAAGAGTATTTGCTTACCACCGAGGTGGTCGACGCAACCGCCACAACCATGGAATCGGGGACAAAGGCAAAACTTGTAGAGTCTCGCGGGAAAACGGTGATGGATGCAGTCCGCAATGCAAAGAAAAGGTTGCTCAGCAAGCTCTATTGGGGAAATAACGAGATTTTGGTTGTAGGATCGGACCTTGCCAAAAACGGCAATCTGGGCAATGTGATTGATTGGTTCTTAAGTGATGAGGAATGCCGGGAAACGGTGGGAATTGTTGTTTCACAGGAAAAAACTGCAAAAGACATTCTAAAAATCGAAGGATTGGACAGTTCGGTTGTTGCTTTTGAAATTAAAAAAATTATTGAACAAGACCAGACAACCGTAGGAACGATTGAAAACGTTCCGTTGTTCCGTGTTTTCAGCATACTGGAAAGTCCCGGCCGTTCCGTTGTGATTCCGGCATTTCGCAATACGAAAAATGACGATAAAATGGTGGTGGAGGCAAACGGTGAGGCTGTCTTTAAAGGCGATAAGATGATCGGGTATCTGGACCCGGAGGAAAGCAAATACTATTTATTTGCCGTGGACGGTATTCATGGCGGGGTCATAAACGTCTCTTCCAAGAATGATAACACACCGGATGTGGCGCTTGAAATTTCGAAAAACAAAACGAAAAGCTCGTATTCTTATACAGGTAAAAACCTGAAAGTGATTCTTCAGACCGATACGGATGTCTATTTGGATGAGATTGATGCACACGTGGATTTGCTGGATGAAAACAAAATCAAGGAAATAGAGACAAAAGCACAGAATATGATTGAAGACCACACCAAGGCCGTCATAAAAAAAGTGCAGACGGAATATAATTCGGATATTTTTGGATTCGGCAATATGATTTATAAAAAAGACCCACAGCTTTGGAAACAGCTGGAACCTCAGTGGGATAAACTGTTTCCATCAATACAGGTAGAGGTACAATCCAAAGTAAATATCGTAAATACCTCCTTTTTAAAACACAGTTGA
- a CDS encoding endospore germination permease produces the protein MNSKYISTRQAICIIVVYICGSSVVLGGSSTAEQDTWISLLLSQIIAIPMVLIYARIIKLFPEKNIYEVIEILFGKIAGKIVTVLISWYAIHLAALVLRNFSEFIETTSMPDTPQLPLMIIMILVTVYMAKSGVEILGKWSLVSLFIIVSVVFLTVILLLNQIKIDNLLPVMNHSTKVILAGSYDLFTFPFAETVLFLTVADFIKKEDSPSKIYVWGEVLGAVILLVVSLRNIASLGTALMKAEYFPSYTAARIINVSDFLARIEGSISTNFILGGITKITVCILAASKGLSSLFNIQDYKKLVFPSSLCVLALCSILYSNTIEMMNFLKIYAIYVIPFQIIIPVVIWISGEIRKHAKGAAA, from the coding sequence ATGAACAGCAAATACATTTCAACGCGCCAGGCTATCTGCATCATCGTTGTTTATATCTGCGGGAGCAGCGTTGTGCTTGGGGGGAGCTCCACAGCGGAACAGGATACCTGGATTTCTCTGCTTTTGTCACAGATTATAGCAATACCGATGGTTCTTATTTATGCCAGAATTATCAAACTGTTTCCTGAAAAAAATATTTATGAGGTCATAGAGATTCTGTTTGGAAAAATCGCGGGTAAAATTGTGACCGTCCTCATTTCATGGTATGCGATTCATCTGGCGGCGCTGGTTTTGCGGAATTTTTCCGAGTTTATTGAAACTACCTCCATGCCGGATACACCGCAGCTTCCGCTTATGATCATTATGATTCTTGTTACAGTTTATATGGCAAAAAGCGGAGTTGAAATTCTGGGGAAATGGTCGTTGGTAAGCTTATTTATTATTGTTTCTGTCGTATTTCTCACTGTTATACTCCTGCTCAATCAGATAAAAATTGATAATTTACTGCCTGTTATGAATCACAGCACAAAAGTTATTTTAGCTGGATCCTATGATCTTTTTACCTTTCCATTTGCTGAAACAGTTCTGTTCTTAACAGTGGCCGACTTTATAAAAAAAGAAGACAGTCCCTCTAAAATCTATGTTTGGGGCGAGGTTTTAGGAGCTGTGATCCTACTGGTTGTCTCTCTGAGAAATATAGCTTCGCTTGGCACGGCATTGATGAAAGCGGAGTATTTCCCGTCCTATACAGCAGCCAGAATTATCAATGTCAGTGATTTTCTTGCAAGAATTGAAGGTTCTATATCAACAAATTTTATACTGGGGGGAATCACTAAAATCACCGTTTGTATTTTGGCGGCTTCGAAGGGTTTATCCAGTTTATTCAATATACAGGATTATAAAAAGCTGGTATTTCCAAGCAGTCTATGTGTGCTGGCTCTGTGCAGTATTCTTTACAGCAACACTATTGAGATGATGAATTTTCTGAAAATATATGCTATTTATGTCATCCCTTTCCAGATTATCATCCCTGTCGTCATCTGGATCAGCGGTGAAATCCGGAAACATGCTAAAGGAGCAGCTGCATAA
- a CDS encoding NAD(P)/FAD-dependent oxidoreductase gives MKKNIVVIGAGYSGLLTAKKLAKKLKKFDDIHITIIDKNPFHTMLTELHEVAANRVDEDSIKISLNRVFAGRKVNVKLDTVQSIDFEQKLVAGASENYNYDYLVLAAGSKPTFFGVKGAEEFAHTLWSYDDAVRLKDHIHDFFRKAARETDEEVKKRLLTFYVVGAGFTGIEMVGELAEYVPILCDKYEIDRSLVTIYDVDVLPRIVPILPDKLSDKIERRLAKMGVGLKLNAGVVSIGEDFIEIKIGDTISRETAGTVIWTAGIESAEIAGEAAKVLQSARRGRIQTDAYLRSVDNENVYVVGDDILYTPEGEKIPVPQLVENCEQSSGVAAKNIVTAITGTGEMEAYKPKFHGVMVCVGGRYGVAHVGLPNHMFSLPSFLAMFAKHFINIIYFIQVLGWNKIFSYAKHEFFTVRHDRSFVGGHFSNKTPSFLLVALRIWLGAVWLYEGVMKVVEGWFNSPQLTGFFGGANTWYNTILHGVTGAAAAAPDATSGATTTAATGAATVVNAVAGAASVAVDAISSATTGAADAAGQAAGAAVAAVGQVLMNFSFLGWFQVILVSGKELAKSTLNDMAFKLDVPVMNWFVNTFILPNQTVQLIMQIFIVTAEILIGLSLIGGLFTTLSSGLSLILQVMFVCTTGLYLNTFWMIFAGIAVLIGGGRVFGLDYYVMPFLKKHWKNVKFVRKLYIYND, from the coding sequence ATGAAGAAAAATATCGTTGTTATTGGTGCGGGTTATTCAGGATTGCTGACCGCGAAAAAATTAGCAAAAAAACTCAAAAAATTTGATGATATCCATATAACAATCATTGATAAAAATCCGTTTCATACCATGTTAACCGAGCTTCATGAGGTAGCCGCGAACCGAGTGGATGAAGACAGTATCAAGATCAGCCTCAATCGGGTTTTTGCCGGAAGAAAAGTAAACGTTAAGCTCGATACGGTTCAATCCATTGATTTTGAACAGAAGCTTGTTGCCGGCGCCAGTGAAAATTACAACTATGATTATCTTGTGCTTGCAGCCGGATCCAAGCCCACTTTTTTCGGCGTTAAGGGAGCAGAAGAGTTTGCCCATACGCTGTGGTCGTACGACGATGCGGTGAGGCTGAAGGATCATATTCATGATTTTTTCAGAAAAGCGGCGCGTGAAACCGACGAAGAAGTTAAGAAAAGATTGCTGACTTTTTATGTGGTGGGTGCAGGTTTTACCGGTATTGAAATGGTGGGCGAGCTTGCCGAGTATGTACCGATTCTTTGTGACAAATATGAAATAGACCGTTCTTTGGTTACAATCTACGATGTGGATGTTCTGCCGCGCATTGTGCCTATTTTGCCGGACAAGCTTTCCGACAAAATTGAAAGACGCCTTGCCAAGATGGGTGTGGGATTAAAACTCAACGCAGGCGTGGTCAGCATAGGAGAAGACTTTATTGAAATTAAAATCGGCGATACGATATCCCGTGAGACCGCCGGAACAGTCATCTGGACGGCGGGAATCGAGAGCGCTGAAATAGCGGGTGAAGCGGCAAAAGTGCTGCAGTCGGCACGGCGCGGAAGAATTCAGACCGATGCCTATCTTCGTTCAGTTGACAATGAAAACGTTTATGTCGTTGGAGACGATATCCTGTATACGCCGGAAGGCGAAAAGATACCGGTTCCCCAGTTGGTTGAAAACTGTGAACAGAGTTCCGGGGTTGCTGCGAAGAACATTGTCACTGCGATTACCGGCACAGGGGAAATGGAGGCATACAAACCGAAATTCCACGGCGTTATGGTTTGCGTGGGCGGACGTTACGGTGTTGCCCATGTCGGACTTCCGAACCATATGTTTAGCCTTCCGTCTTTCCTTGCCATGTTTGCGAAGCATTTTATTAACATTATTTATTTTATTCAGGTACTTGGCTGGAACAAGATTTTCAGTTACGCAAAACATGAATTCTTTACGGTGCGTCATGACAGAAGTTTTGTAGGCGGCCATTTTTCCAATAAAACCCCAAGTTTCCTGTTGGTTGCCCTTAGAATCTGGCTGGGTGCGGTCTGGCTGTATGAAGGCGTTATGAAGGTCGTTGAGGGCTGGTTTAATTCACCGCAGCTGACCGGCTTCTTTGGCGGAGCGAACACATGGTATAATACCATTCTGCATGGTGTGACAGGTGCTGCAGCGGCGGCACCGGATGCAACCAGCGGTGCAACCACCACCGCGGCTACAGGTGCTGCGACGGTTGTAAACGCGGTGGCCGGGGCGGCTTCAGTAGCTGTGGACGCCATTTCTTCCGCGACAACGGGAGCCGCCGATGCGGCGGGTCAGGCAGCGGGAGCTGCAGTTGCCGCCGTTGGGCAGGTTTTGATGAATTTCAGCTTCCTTGGCTGGTTCCAGGTGATTCTTGTGAGCGGAAAAGAGCTGGCAAAATCCACTCTAAACGATATGGCTTTCAAGCTTGACGTTCCGGTAATGAACTGGTTTGTCAATACCTTTATACTTCCGAACCAGACAGTACAGCTTATTATGCAGATATTTATCGTTACCGCAGAAATCTTAATCGGCCTGTCATTGATCGGCGGTCTGTTTACAACGCTGTCGTCGGGCCTTTCCCTGATCCTTCAGGTGATGTTCGTATGCACCACAGGACTGTACCTCAACACCTTCTGGATGATTTTCGCGGGTATTGCTGTTTTGATCGGAGGCGGAAGAGTCTTTGGTCTGGACTATTATGTGATGCCGTTTTTGAAGAAGCACTGGAAAAATGTAAAATTTGTAAGAAAGTTATATATTTACAATGATTAA
- a CDS encoding polyprenyl synthetase family protein, translating into MINEHVTESAAAEFLTFDDAAERVKQEVGRLLSASPKLIRNYTQHLTLSWGKFLRSRALLTCAENGDGLIHPNAVKFASSIEILHLATLVHDDVIDNSNVRRGFVTLQKKYGKRTAVICGDYLFCLALEQASSILNKKDYLDFNIPDYMTRICLGELKQNQNNNNLDLSVAGYLRIISGKTAALFEASFYAGSILCEEAKETVGKYMRLGHLIGMIFQLTDDCIDFEAPQQLAKKPVQSDYEQGVITLPLIYAFQARTDFKEKAKTEQISRNDINSAVAETGGLNYTRMISKKYYDKAFAIIEQLNASDGKKEKLHSILDKAYRGL; encoded by the coding sequence ATGATTAATGAACATGTTACAGAGAGTGCTGCCGCTGAATTCTTAACTTTTGATGACGCGGCGGAACGTGTAAAACAAGAGGTGGGCAGGTTACTGTCCGCCTCTCCCAAACTCATTCGCAATTATACACAGCACCTGACACTTTCGTGGGGAAAGTTTCTTCGTTCACGTGCTTTGCTTACCTGTGCAGAAAACGGGGATGGACTGATTCATCCCAATGCGGTGAAATTTGCATCCTCAATTGAAATATTGCATCTCGCCACTCTGGTTCACGATGATGTAATTGACAATTCCAATGTCCGCAGAGGATTTGTGACCCTTCAAAAAAAATATGGAAAACGCACTGCTGTCATATGCGGTGATTATCTTTTCTGCCTGGCTCTTGAACAGGCTTCCTCCATATTGAATAAAAAGGATTACCTTGACTTTAATATTCCGGATTACATGACCAGAATTTGTCTGGGTGAATTAAAACAGAACCAAAATAATAACAATCTGGATCTTTCTGTTGCCGGTTATCTCAGAATTATCTCTGGAAAGACCGCTGCTCTGTTTGAGGCTTCTTTTTACGCGGGATCGATTCTCTGTGAAGAGGCAAAGGAAACTGTCGGAAAATATATGCGCCTGGGACATCTGATCGGTATGATCTTTCAGCTTACTGATGACTGCATCGACTTTGAAGCACCGCAGCAACTGGCAAAAAAACCGGTTCAGTCCGATTATGAGCAGGGTGTGATTACGCTTCCGCTGATTTATGCTTTTCAGGCACGCACCGATTTTAAAGAAAAGGCCAAAACAGAGCAGATTTCCCGCAACGATATCAACTCTGCTGTTGCTGAAACCGGTGGGTTGAATTACACACGGATGATTTCAAAGAAATATTACGACAAAGCTTTTGCAATCATTGAGCAACTCAATGCGTCCGACGGAAAAAAAGAAAAGCTGCATTCAATTTTGGATAAGGCTTATCGTGGATTATAA
- a CDS encoding NusG domain II-containing protein — MKFIKKTDILILVVALVLCLTAWFSYQSIVGKKAAKAEIYYKSELVETVDLTAGVDKSFSIDQNKNVVFHVFKDGSICFQESNCPDKICIHAGRLRTIGESAACLPNSIVLKIVAKDQRSSDDLDAVIG; from the coding sequence ATGAAATTTATTAAAAAAACAGATATTCTTATTCTTGTCGTTGCTCTAGTGCTCTGTTTGACCGCGTGGTTTTCTTACCAATCAATCGTTGGTAAAAAAGCGGCAAAAGCCGAAATCTATTACAAGTCGGAATTGGTAGAGACTGTCGATCTGACGGCTGGAGTGGATAAGAGCTTTTCCATTGATCAGAATAAAAACGTAGTTTTTCACGTTTTTAAAGATGGAAGCATTTGTTTTCAGGAATCTAATTGCCCGGATAAAATATGTATCCACGCGGGCAGGCTGCGCACAATCGGTGAAAGTGCGGCTTGTCTTCCGAACAGTATCGTATTAAAAATTGTGGCGAAAGACCAGCGCAGTTCGGACGACCTGGATGCTGTGATTGGATGA
- a CDS encoding Gx transporter family protein, producing MTEQKNRTKREINSLRIKQMVLTGLLFAVVLVLSVVENELQIPVPVPGVKLGLSNIVVMYSLFFVEKKEALLLAVLKSLFVFLTRGAVASLLSLCGGLLSVLTMIVFLLIFKEKISYLMISILGAVFHNVGQIIAISILYTNMFLWAYSPVLLISGIIAGAATSTLLKVTLPALKKIGFK from the coding sequence ATGACTGAACAAAAAAACAGGACCAAACGTGAAATAAACTCCCTAAGGATAAAACAAATGGTTCTGACGGGCCTTCTTTTTGCGGTAGTCCTTGTACTTTCCGTTGTAGAAAATGAGCTGCAGATTCCCGTCCCCGTTCCCGGGGTGAAACTAGGGCTTTCAAACATCGTAGTAATGTATTCCTTGTTTTTCGTGGAAAAGAAGGAAGCGCTGCTGTTGGCGGTGTTAAAATCACTGTTTGTTTTTTTGACCAGAGGCGCGGTCGCATCTCTTTTAAGTCTTTGCGGAGGACTTCTTTCCGTTTTAACTATGATCGTATTTTTGCTTATTTTTAAGGAAAAAATATCTTATCTGATGATTAGTATTCTAGGTGCAGTCTTTCACAATGTTGGACAGATCATTGCGATTTCCATTTTATATACAAACATGTTTTTATGGGCTTATTCCCCTGTCCTGTTGATTTCAGGGATCATAGCGGGGGCAGCAACGTCCACACTACTCAAGGTTACTCTGCCGGCTTTAAAAAAGATCGGTTTTAAGTAA
- a CDS encoding FAD:protein FMN transferase yields MVKKLIAMILALTLIFQLPACNTNKKTRYEAQFLQLFDTMTEIVAYTETKEEFTNLSNLIYNNLKVYHELYDIYDDYPGINNIKTINDNAGKKPVKVDKKIIDLLLFAKNESRDEKPVFNIALGSVLKIWHQYREAGIDDPESAALPPMADLKAAMQHTDINKVIIDEKASTVYLEDPKMSLDVGAAAKGYATEQVAQIAIAKGYKSALLSVGGNVRAIGDKGVNSEQWNVGIQNPDSESNKKSLCTVNLTNQSVVTSGIYERYYTVDGKNYHHIIDPKTLMPSTYFKAVTIITQNSGMADALSTIVFNMPYEQGLAYIRTLPDTQALWVLPDNSIKYSDHFQKYIKK; encoded by the coding sequence TTGGTTAAAAAACTGATTGCGATGATTCTTGCTTTGACGCTGATTTTTCAGCTTCCGGCCTGTAATACAAATAAAAAAACGCGTTATGAAGCTCAATTTTTACAGCTTTTTGATACAATGACCGAAATTGTGGCTTATACTGAAACCAAAGAAGAGTTTACAAACCTTTCCAATTTGATTTATAATAATCTAAAGGTTTATCACGAGCTTTATGATATTTATGATGATTACCCCGGAATCAACAATATCAAAACAATCAATGACAATGCAGGGAAGAAACCGGTCAAGGTAGACAAAAAGATTATAGATCTGCTGCTCTTTGCCAAAAATGAAAGCAGAGATGAGAAGCCTGTCTTCAATATTGCGCTGGGTTCCGTTTTAAAAATATGGCATCAATACAGAGAAGCGGGAATTGATGATCCGGAAAGTGCTGCCCTGCCGCCCATGGCCGACCTGAAAGCGGCCATGCAGCATACGGATATCAATAAAGTTATCATTGATGAAAAAGCTTCCACAGTATATCTTGAGGATCCGAAAATGAGCCTTGATGTGGGCGCTGCTGCCAAAGGCTACGCCACGGAGCAGGTTGCCCAAATCGCAATAGCAAAAGGATACAAATCTGCCTTGCTCAGCGTCGGCGGCAATGTGCGGGCGATCGGCGACAAGGGTGTGAACAGCGAACAGTGGAATGTAGGAATTCAAAACCCGGATTCGGAAAGCAATAAAAAATCTCTTTGCACAGTGAATCTGACCAATCAATCCGTAGTGACCAGCGGAATTTATGAACGGTATTATACCGTTGACGGGAAGAACTATCACCATATTATTGATCCGAAAACACTGATGCCGTCCACTTATTTTAAAGCTGTTACCATTATCACCCAAAATTCCGGAATGGCGGACGCGCTTTCCACCATTGTTTTCAACATGCCTTACGAACAGGGGCTGGCGTATATCAGAACCCTTCCGGATACGCAAGCGCTTTGGGTATTACCGGACAATTCAATTAAATACAGCGACCATTTTCAGAAATACATCAAGAAGTAA
- a CDS encoding menaquinone biosynthesis decarboxylase codes for MAYKNLQSFIKKLETCGELKTIDAPVSPELEITEITDRVSKAYGPALLFRNVDGSKYPVLMNALGSYSRMSMGLGVEKLDDVAAEIQKYLNVASDLSFSGLAKSIPLLFPLLSVFPRRSKFRGECQQVIERFVDLFTLPVLKCWPQDAGQFITLPIVFTKDLKTKRQNAGMYRLQILDSTSTAMHWHKHKDGSEIYRSYAEQKLKMPVSVALGCDPAIIYAATAPLPKMLDEMMLAGWLRKSRVKMVKCITNDIYVPASAEFVLEGYVDPTEELVLEGPFGDHTGYYSLADYYPRFHVTCITHKRNAVYPATVVGKPPMEDCYMAKATERIFLPLLRMQIPELVDLNLPLEGVFHNCAILSVKNKYPGCARKVMNAVWGMGQMMYTKLIITVDESVNVQNLAEVRDAVLKNVYGTQSLLFSEGPLDALDHSSNKALYGSRLGVDATDTANGLDDEITNTFKILRIHKDRPWKGREIVENYLWKNPDKFVIVVDEDVDTRNLSTVMWKVFNNIDAKRDIAVIDFKIGIDATKKWKQEGLTRDWPDDIVMTNAMKKQVDKRWNEYGID; via the coding sequence ATGGCATATAAAAACCTTCAAAGTTTTATTAAGAAACTGGAAACATGCGGAGAGTTAAAAACGATCGATGCACCTGTGTCACCGGAGCTGGAAATTACGGAGATAACCGACCGTGTTTCCAAAGCCTATGGCCCGGCACTGCTGTTCCGGAATGTAGACGGCTCAAAATATCCTGTCCTGATGAACGCTCTGGGCAGCTACTCCAGAATGAGTATGGGTCTGGGCGTGGAAAAGCTGGATGATGTTGCTGCCGAAATTCAAAAATATTTGAATGTGGCCAGTGATTTGTCTTTTTCCGGACTTGCGAAAAGCATCCCCCTTTTGTTCCCTCTGCTCAGCGTATTCCCCCGGCGGAGCAAATTCAGGGGGGAATGCCAGCAGGTAATTGAAAGGTTCGTGGATTTATTCACGCTGCCCGTGCTGAAATGCTGGCCGCAGGATGCGGGGCAGTTTATTACGCTTCCCATTGTTTTTACGAAGGATCTAAAAACAAAAAGGCAGAATGCCGGAATGTACCGTTTGCAGATTCTTGACAGCACCAGTACTGCGATGCACTGGCATAAGCACAAGGATGGCTCCGAAATCTACAGGAGCTATGCGGAACAAAAGCTGAAAATGCCTGTTTCGGTCGCGCTGGGGTGCGACCCTGCCATTATCTATGCGGCTACTGCGCCTCTGCCGAAAATGCTGGATGAAATGATGCTGGCCGGATGGCTGCGCAAATCGAGAGTGAAAATGGTCAAGTGCATTACAAATGATATTTATGTTCCCGCAAGTGCGGAATTTGTGCTGGAAGGCTATGTTGATCCGACGGAAGAACTTGTGTTGGAAGGCCCTTTCGGCGATCATACGGGCTACTATTCCCTTGCCGACTATTATCCCAGATTTCATGTGACCTGTATTACGCATAAAAGAAATGCGGTCTATCCGGCGACGGTCGTGGGAAAGCCCCCGATGGAAGACTGCTACATGGCAAAAGCGACAGAGCGCATTTTTCTGCCGCTACTGCGCATGCAGATTCCGGAGCTGGTGGATTTGAATTTGCCGCTGGAAGGTGTATTTCACAACTGCGCGATTCTTTCTGTCAAAAATAAATATCCAGGTTGTGCGCGCAAGGTTATGAATGCGGTTTGGGGCATGGGGCAGATGATGTACACGAAATTGATTATTACTGTGGATGAATCTGTGAATGTGCAGAACTTAGCGGAAGTTCGGGATGCGGTGCTCAAGAATGTCTACGGAACACAAAGTCTGCTGTTTTCGGAAGGCCCGCTGGACGCACTGGACCATTCTTCGAATAAAGCGCTGTATGGAAGCAGATTGGGTGTTGATGCAACAGACACCGCAAACGGATTGGATGACGAAATTACAAATACTTTTAAAATACTGCGCATTCATAAGGATCGTCCGTGGAAGGGCAGGGAAATCGTTGAAAATTATCTTTGGAAGAACCCGGATAAATTTGTGATTGTTGTGGATGAAGATGTGGATACAAGGAACCTTTCAACCGTAATGTGGAAGGTGTTCAATAATATTGATGCAAAAAGGGACATTGCGGTCATCGACTTTAAAATTGGGATAGACGCTACTAAAAAATGGAAGCAGGAAGGCTTGACGCGGGATTGGCCGGATGATATTGTCATGACGAATGCTATGAAGAAACAGGTCGATAAAAGGTGGAACGAATATGGGATTGACTAA
- a CDS encoding UbiA-like polyprenyltransferase: protein MGLTKIFIKIQSYGKLVMFSHTIFSFSFALVSMVLAAKGLPRISTVIWIIVCFMGARTGANAINRVIDAKIDAKNPRTAGRQIPKGEMQESEVVVFTAICFLIMLFGAYRLNWVCFALSPVALFLLIIYSYCKRFTYLCHLILGVTCACAPVGAWLAVTGKFALVPLFMGAANTLWVAGFDIIYGSQDYDFDKANGLHSIPVKFGVKNALLIAMMFHMITLICMIMIGILVPQFGVIYYLGLAVIAALFVAEYRMVSPANLTNVNIASYSVNQLVSLVLLAFGLLDAFI from the coding sequence ATGGGATTGACTAAAATTTTCATTAAGATTCAATCATACGGCAAGTTGGTCATGTTCTCGCATACAATTTTTTCTTTCAGCTTTGCTTTGGTGTCCATGGTGCTGGCTGCAAAAGGGCTTCCGCGTATCTCCACTGTCATCTGGATTATAGTCTGCTTTATGGGCGCGCGTACCGGCGCGAATGCAATTAACCGTGTGATCGACGCGAAGATCGACGCGAAAAATCCGCGTACAGCCGGCCGTCAGATTCCAAAAGGGGAAATGCAAGAGAGTGAAGTCGTTGTTTTTACGGCAATTTGTTTTCTTATCATGCTGTTTGGGGCGTACCGGCTGAACTGGGTCTGCTTTGCCCTGTCGCCGGTCGCGCTGTTTCTGCTGATTATCTATTCCTACTGCAAGCGGTTCACTTATTTATGCCATTTGATTTTGGGCGTCACCTGCGCCTGCGCGCCGGTCGGCGCATGGCTTGCTGTTACAGGAAAGTTTGCGCTTGTTCCGCTCTTCATGGGCGCCGCCAATACATTGTGGGTTGCCGGGTTTGATATTATCTACGGTTCGCAGGATTATGACTTTGACAAAGCGAACGGTCTGCACTCCATTCCGGTGAAATTCGGTGTTAAAAACGCTTTGCTCATCGCCATGATGTTTCATATGATTACCTTGATTTGCATGATCATGATCGGGATTCTTGTGCCTCAGTTCGGGGTGATTTATTATCTGGGGTTGGCTGTCATCGCCGCCCTGTTTGTTGCGGAGTACCGCATGGTATCTCCCGCAAACCTGACCAATGTCAATATAGCGTCCTACAGCGTAAATCAGCTTGTCAGCCTTGTTCTGCTGGCGTTTGGTTTGCTGGATGCTTTTATTTAG
- a CDS encoding flavin prenyltransferase UbiX, translating into MKKIIVGITGASGSAYFLRVMEVLSRQELEIHLIASEHGRKVLAYETGVNLEDQTQLWNKNRADIILEDNENLFSPVASGSYRCDAMVILPCSMSTVAEIAGGITKTLLTRAADVMIKEKRRLVLVPRETPLSTVHLKRMLELSQLGVTILPAMPGFYGHPETVDEIISFVAGKVLDSLEIENDCYRRWEGTHEK; encoded by the coding sequence ATGAAAAAAATAATCGTAGGAATCACAGGAGCGAGCGGAAGCGCGTATTTTTTGCGCGTGATGGAAGTTTTATCTCGGCAGGAACTGGAAATTCACCTGATTGCTTCCGAGCATGGCCGAAAAGTTCTGGCTTATGAAACCGGAGTGAATTTGGAAGATCAGACGCAGCTTTGGAATAAAAACAGAGCCGATATTATTTTGGAAGACAACGAGAACCTGTTTTCGCCTGTCGCAAGCGGATCTTACCGCTGTGATGCTATGGTGATTCTTCCGTGTTCCATGTCCACAGTGGCTGAAATCGCAGGAGGCATCACCAAAACGCTCCTGACACGGGCTGCCGACGTCATGATCAAAGAAAAGCGCAGACTGGTGCTGGTTCCAAGGGAGACGCCTTTGTCCACTGTTCATTTAAAAAGAATGCTTGAACTGTCACAGCTTGGCGTAACCATTTTACCCGCTATGCCGGGATTTTACGGTCATCCTGAAACGGTCGATGAGATCATCAGCTTTGTTGCGGGCAAGGTTTTGGACAGTCTTGAAATAGAAAATGATTGCTATCGAAGGTGGGAAGGAACACATGAAAAATAG